Sequence from the Ziziphus jujuba cultivar Dongzao chromosome 9, ASM3175591v1 genome:
aaaaaaacttgcttataaaatatttatataatttgtttatcatATGACATAATAAACTATGTGACATTTTTTATggatatacacacacaaatatgTTAACTAACCCTATATTAACACTTTtcaagttaaaaaaacaaaaaaacaaaaaaaaacctatattaacactttttatttggtaaatatttttaataaatattatgatatGCGTTGCATTAGTGTAAATTTTTGTtggtttattattgaatttcatTTAGCCATTACTTATACATATCTAAAtcatatgaaaattttgaactatTAATTTACTATcgcattatttaataaataaatttaattttgttatttattattaataatgtttGAACTATTAATTTACTATcgcattatttaataaataaatttaattttgttatttattattaataatgatatttttttcaaaaaaactgtATAGATAATATAACAATTGACTATGCTAACTgcgttttaactttttaaactaaatattaaaaaaaaaattgaacagttTCTGATAAAGTATTAGATAGAGATGACATGTGAATCCCAATAATTATATAGCATAATATGGAGGGAGCTTGGAAAGGCACAGAGTCATCGACCAGAAGACTATCGGTCAGACAGAAAATCCTTAACACCGCTCTAGCCTTTAAAAACTGGAATAgtaatgtttttggtttttgtcaaTCTAGAGTTTCGAACCTCGAAGATAAACTCCAACAGATACAAAGAATTAATCCAGCTGATGATAACTTGCTTGAAGAGCAGAGTTTACAATGGGAACTAGATGAGTGGAGAAAAAGATTAGAGCTTCTGTGGCGACAAAAATCAAGAGAATTGTGGATCAATGTAGGTGACAGAAACACCAAATTCTTCCATGCCTCGACAGTTGCAAACaggaagaaaatttttataCCTGCCCTGAGAGATAGTAATGGAACCTGGAAAACAACTAGGAGCGAAGTGGGAAATCTGCTAGTAGAAGAGTTCATAAAGTTGTTTAAGGCAGACCATTTAAGGAGAAGTGAGAGGATGGGAGAGTTTATCCAAAGTTGTATTACTTATGAAGATAATAGATCTTTAAAAGCCATCCCTTCAGAAGCTGAAATCTGGAACGTGGTGAAAGGGATGCATCCTACTAAATCTCCTGGGCCCGATGGAATGTCTGCAGTATTCTCCTAAAAATATTGGAGCATTGTCGGAAATGATATCACAACCTTGGTTCAGAATGTGCTTAGGTCAGGATGGCTACCAAGAGACCTCCACCGCTCCTTTGTGGTCTTGATTCCAAAAGTGATCGGTGTGTCGGAATTCAAACATCTTAGACCGATAAGCTTGTGTAACATGGTGTATAAGATTATCTCGAAAATCTTATTTGACAGGATCAAGCCGCTGCTTAATAAGATTATTTTGCCAAATCAATTGGCCTTTATTCTCGGTAGATGGATTGGGGAAAATTCCATCTTAGCTAATGAAATTTTGCACTCCATGAAGCGGAAAAAAGGAGTGGAAGGTATTGTAGGTATTAAAGTGGATATGCAGAAGGCATACGATAGGGTTGACTAAGTCGTTATGACCAGGATCCTCATCTTCTTTGGTTTTAAGGACAGATTCGCCAAGCTTTTCCGCAACTGCATTTTCTCTGTTTCGATGGAGCTTTTGCTTAATGGTAGCGTTTTCGGGAAAATTCCTATGGAGAGAGGCCTCCGGCAAGGTAATCCTTTATCTCCCTTTTTATTTATCATCTTAATTGAACTGCTATCTAGGATGCTACACTCTTGGGAATTTGATAGGAAATTTAATGGTGTAAAGCTCGTTCGTCTGGCCCCTCCTATTTCGCACTTGTTATTCACGGATGATATGATCATTTTTTGCAGAGCTAATTTGGAGGAGGTTAGAAATGTCCAAAACTGTCTTCATTTGTATTGTAAGTGGACTGGCCAGGATTTTAATAAGGATAAATCTAGCTGCATTTTTTTCTCATAACGTTCCCGCAAGGACAAAAGCCTTGATTAAGAGATGTTTGGGAATGAAAGAGTTTGACAAAAGAACAAAGCATCTAGGTTTGTCGATGGTGGTGGAGAGGAATAAGTCTCTAGTTTTTTAGGACCTTAAGGACAAGGTGGAAAGCAAGTTTAAAGGTTGGAAGGCTAAATTGTTATCTCAAGCTGGTAGAGCGACTCTAGTGAAACACGTTGCCACGTCGATTCCGGTCTATACCATGTCTTCGATCCTTCTCCCTAAAGGGTTGTGTGAGAGCTTAGATAAGATGGCTAGGGGTTTCTTATGGAATAACAACCAGAGAGATTCTAGAGGTTTTTATCCAATCGCTTGGAATCGTACCTGCCAACCGAAatttaatggaggtttgggcATTAGAAAGCACTGGTCTTTCAATGGAGCCTTGATCGCCAAATTAGGTTGGAACCTCGCCACCAAGGATAATTTACTTTGGGTGAAGGCTTTTAAAGCAAAATATTTTCCTCATTCTTCTTTCatgaattgaaaaaagaaaaaagattgttCCTAGTTCTGGAGTGGAATCATGAAGACTAAACCTTTACTTGCTAAAGGTCTATGTTTTAGAGTGGGCAGAGGAGATTCTGTAAATATTTGGGAGGACCCTTGGGTTCCTAATCTCCCGAACTTCCTTTCGAAACCAAGAATTACTTCTGAGTCCACTATAGGAATGGTTAGCTCGTTAAAATTAAGCAACGATCAGTGGAACCATGATTGGCCGGAGAGTCTCTTCGAGTATGAGTCGGCCAAGTGCATAAAGGAAAATTTCTGGGCTAATAATGATCAAGCTGACAAAATCATCTGGATAGGGATCAAATCTGGATCTTTCAAAGTTAAATTGGCTTATAATATGGATGTTGAAGGTGAGGTTAGAAATGAGCAGTGGTGGAAATTCTTGTGGGAAAGCAGGATCCATAAAAGAACCAAGTTTTTCCTTTGGAATCTGGCCAATGTAGGGCTTCCTCTATTCTCTAATCTGATTTTTAGAGGTTTATCTTTGGACAATGTGGAATGTCCTCACGGTTGCCAGGCGGTGGAAACGGAACTCCATCTCTTCTTCCACTGCAAAATTGCCAAGAGATTATGGTTTGTGAGCCCGTGGGGTATTAGGTGGAAGAGTTTCGATAACCATGATATTTTTACCCTCCTTAAGTGCATTTCCAACCTGGAGGCTTCCCTTCCAGTTCATCAGGAGGACAAGGCAAATTTCTTCATGTTTAGTGCTCTCACCCTGGAACATATCTGGTGGATTCACAACAAAGTCATCCATGGTGGCCGAGCGGAGGGTTTTGAGCTTGCTCCTGAAGTTGTGATGAAAAGATTCAAGGAGCTTAAGAATGCCATCAGACATGATGTTTCAGATAGGCATCCCCAGACAATAGACATTAATCGTTTTCTGTCTGGCTGGAGAAAACCACCTGAGGGTGTTATCAAGCTTAATTCAGATGCTGCTGTTAGAACCTCAGGTAGTCATCTGGCGGTGATAGCCAGAACTAGCAGAGGTAAAGTTCTTCATATCCAAGCTTTTAAATCGAATGTGAATGTCCTAGAAATCACATAGCTAAAAGCTATTTTGAAAGCCATTCAAGTGGCGAAATTCTTCAATTGGAGCAACATTTAGTTCGAATTCGATGCGTTAAATGTGATCAAAGCTCTTCATAATGACGATTTTAGTAATCTTCACTGGGCGACCGAACCCTTTTTCAATTCCATTTCTTTGATTTTGGACAATTTCAGTTCTGTTTCTTTTTGCTGGGCCCCTAAGAAAGCTAATGCTTTGGCCCATTTTGTTAGCCATTGGGCTGAGAGCCGAAATATATATGGCCCATTGACCTAGATTGGCTCCCGCAAAATTGGTTCCGTTATATAGTTCGGGAAAGCGCTCTTAAGGACACTCCCCGAAACTAGGTTTTTGCTTCTGCCATCTTTTGGTTTCTAATGAAACTCCGTTCTCAGccccaaacaaattaaaaaaaatggttagaTACGGTCTCAACTTTGTATAAATAGTATTTTCaagaaatttgataaatgttATTATAAGCGGCACCGCAGTGCTGATGTGGCACAATTTTGAGAGCACTTCTAAATTCACTAAATACCCACAGGCGCACCAAATGTAGAATGGTCTTTTAAAAGCCTTCCTGGCGTAGGCGTGACTCATCATGACCCATTGCTGGCGAATAGTTAAAAAGGGAGTGCCCAACAAAAAGCAAAAGGAAAGGAAGGCTGCGATAAAACACACACTCTTGCTTGTCTCaactttcctctctctctctctctctgtctgtctCTGTGTCTATGTAGGGATTGCGGAGTAGCTAGCAGCCACACCACACATTCACCCAATCCATCTCAACGCTATGGATTGATCGTTTTCTCGGCGAAATTCTCAATTTCTGACCCAATTGCTCGGTATATCTCTCTCAATTACTTTCGGCTCGCTTAGATATTTGTTTGGTCATTGCTTTGTACTCAGATCGGGGTCGTTTGTTTCCTCGGAAAATATCTCCATTTTCTTGCGGAATTGGTCAAATTTTCGTTGGTCGGATAAAGGGTAggaattttttctctttttccttttttgtgtgTCGGGCTCGATTTTGTGAGGAAATTTTTTTCCGCGGAAGCGAAATGGGTAGTTTGCAGGATTTGGGGAATTTCTTCTGCTTTTCGTAGCATTTGGAtcttaaaatttatgttttttttttctttttttttttcccccttttattgatttttttggtttgttttgtttAGGGTTTTGAATGTTTTGGTGAATTGACGTTACGAGATCTCTTAGTTGGTATACTTGTTGTCAAAATCCAAGCTTGCTATATAATTGGTGAGTTattcttttgttgtttttttgttaaaagCCTTTTTCACTCTTCTTGTTTATCTTTTGTAGCTCAGCTACCTGCGTAGCCATGTATGTATCTCAGTTTTTTATTTGCCCTTAATTTGACTTATTTCATTTGAGCTTGCGTAATTGTAGTTCTTGGGTTTTATAATCGATGTTAGTTATATAATCAAGATGATCAGAGAGGTGTCTGAAGGATGTAGAAACTACTGAGGCTGGAAAATGGATTTTTCAGTTGTATGTTCTTCCTATAAAGTATTCGGACTTTTTATAGGTTGATTGTCTTGGAGGGGCCGTATGAAGTACTGTTTGTTTCAAGCTTACATTAAGTAATGATTAAGTCTGTCATTTGAGTTTCTGTAGTCTGCATATGTGAGGGTAATATTTAGGTTAAGTGTCTATGTGAAGGCATGTGTGGCAAAAAGAGAAAGTATGagatttttgcaatttttacatttaatttcTGCTATGCATGGCATTGTTGATTGTCGAGCTTCGATAATCAAATGGCATTATGTGTACACCAAGTGAAGTCAGATGAAAATGGAAAGGCATCACTGGACATTCATTGAAGTCATTACTTTTTGCCAGTGCAATActgaaaaatgtaaattttgttCCAAGGTGCACATAAAGTTAAATATGTTAatctgtttaaattttttttttattttttattttttcataaaataagttTTGCTTTCATAGTATTGCTGTGCAATGGTTTCTTTTCATTGGAGATAAGTATCTGTTTTGCCAGTGATCTTTAGTAATCATTGCTTTGGTTCctggatatttatgaaatttgacTAATTACAGTAATTCAAACTATTCGATGGCATTAGCTTTTGGACAGGTGCTAAGAGGCTTATAAACTAGCAACGTGGGTAGTGATAAAAAGGTCTTTGTTAAGCCTGTGTGCACTTTCTCATTTTCTAGGTGTTATCTCTTGAAAATGCCTTGGGCACCTTTTTGGACAAGGGAAGGGGATTTATTTATGTATGGTCCACAAAGTCAGGAATGTTGTAGTTTAATTAAGTAGTGAAATTTGTTCTGTTTTGGAGACGAAATAGGTTCTTCTTGGGAAGTACTTGTGGAAACCCTGGAAGGAAGAGGATCATATAGCAAATAAGTACTCAAGACATATGGACAGATCAGGATCTGTGTCTCTTATGCTCGGTAGCTTTTATGGATGTGGCTTTTATTGGATTATTTATTGAAGTTCATTAACTTTTCTTTGTCAAACTTGTTGATGTGATGTACCCTTATTGTTTGGGGTATTTATTCAAGAGGGACAATTATGATATGTTATGATGTTATGATTAATGGTTTTACCTCCAGTGGTGCTGGAAAAGCAATCGAATTACCAATATATGTTGATACCACATGTCAGAATCCAGATtgaatttacttatatatatataatatgaattatTGTACATCCTCATGCTAATATTTGATTATGTTTGTTTTGTGGTAATATGGTCAGTTTTACCAGGTTGCTTTGAGAGTTCATATTATCTAGAAAGGAATTTAGTTTTGCAGTGATGTCAATTCGGTTAAGCATGTGAAAATTTGATGTCACTACTGCTATATATAATCCTTTGACTACTTTAAATTGGATTTAACATAACATTTTCTCTCATCTTTGTAATCTGTTCAGCTACCTGCAGATTCTCTGCCATGGAAGATACTCAATCAGTTTCGACACTGATAGACTCTACAACCTCTAAGATACAACAGCTTCAGAAAGCATTTGCTGAACTTGAAAGTCACCGAGCAATAACTCTTAACTTGAAATGGAAGGAGATTGAAGAACATTTCCATGGGCTTGAGAAGTCCTTAAAGAGGCGTTTTCATGAGTTGGAAGATCAAGAAAAGGAGTTTGAAACCAAAACATTGGCAGCTCGTGAAATGTTGGAGAAGAAGGAATCAGCTATTGTAGCCATGGAACAAGCTTCGCTGGAAAGCCTCCAAGAGAAGAGAGATGCTGCTATATTTGCAATTGCTGCTGCTCGAGAGAAGCACAGGAAAATATCCTCTGAGGATCCAGATGTTGTCACTGATGAGGGCCAGGGAGGGCTACCATGTGTGGAAGAGAAACCACCAGATGTAATGGCTTCTGAAAGCAACTTTGAAGAAATGAAATTTTCTGAAACTAGGAATGTGGAGGTGAAGTCATATCCCCAGTTAGTGAAACTATGCAAACAGATGGACTCTGAAGGACTTCACAAATTTATATCTGATAATCGAAAGAATCTTGCTGCAATAAGGGAGGAAATTCCACTTGCATTGACAGCTGCAGCTAACCCTGCCTGTTTTGTCCTAGACTCTTTGGAAGATTTTTACCGCATGGATGTGCCTAATTTGGATGGGAAGAAGGACTCAACCTTACTGGGCCTTCGTCGAACCTGCATCATGTTGATGGAATGTCTGAGCATTTTGTTAACAAACCTAGATATAGTCTCTGCTTCTGAGGTAATTACAGAAGAGGTTAAGGTGCGGGCAAAGGCAATTGCTGAAGAATGGAAGCCAAAGTTGGATGCCCTTGATATGGATGCTAGCAATGGGAACTCTTTAGAGGCTCATGCATTTTTGCAACTTTTGGCCACTTTTGGTGTTCAATCTGATTTTGATGAGGAAGAACTATCAAAGCTAATACCAATGGTTTCTCGTCGTCGCCAAACAGCTGACCTTTGCCGTTCCCTTGGATTGTCTGAGAAAATGTCAGGTTTGTCTTTTAATGTGAATGCTACCTAGCAATGTGGATTAAATCTTACCATGTTATTAAATATAGATTATAGCCAA
This genomic interval carries:
- the LOC132799410 gene encoding uncharacterized protein LOC132799410, translating into MEGAWKGTESSTRRLSVRQKILNTALAFKNWNSNVFGFCQSRVSNLEDKLQQIQRINPADDNLLEEQSLQWELDEWRKRLELLWRQKSRELWINVGDRNTKFFHASTVANRKKIFIPALRDSNGTWKTTRSEVGNLLVEEFIKLFKADHLRRSERMGEFIQSCITYEDNRSLKAIPSEAEIWNVVKGMHPTKSPGPDGMSAVFS
- the LOC132805395 gene encoding FRIGIDA-like protein 3, which produces MEDTQSVSTLIDSTTSKIQQLQKAFAELESHRAITLNLKWKEIEEHFHGLEKSLKRRFHELEDQEKEFETKTLAAREMLEKKESAIVAMEQASLESLQEKRDAAIFAIAAAREKHRKISSEDPDVVTDEGQGGLPCVEEKPPDVMASESNFEEMKFSETRNVEVKSYPQLVKLCKQMDSEGLHKFISDNRKNLAAIREEIPLALTAAANPACFVLDSLEDFYRMDVPNLDGKKDSTLLGLRRTCIMLMECLSILLTNLDIVSASEVITEEVKVRAKAIAEEWKPKLDALDMDASNGNSLEAHAFLQLLATFGVQSDFDEEELSKLIPMVSRRRQTADLCRSLGLSEKMSGVVEVLVNSGRQIDAVNLAYAFDLTEKFSPVALLKSYLKEARKASSPVKPGNASPTVQNEVNERELTALKAVIKCIEEHKLEEQYPVDPLQKRVIQLEKAKADKKRVTEAAKPQPKRPRANGVGYVPRVTNIAAEKNFYPRVADNRYPQYMYERSYVYPGPNENHCPSLLGSATYNLSPGHSNYFANGYQYQTAYLH